In Oncorhynchus clarkii lewisi isolate Uvic-CL-2024 chromosome 2, UVic_Ocla_1.0, whole genome shotgun sequence, one DNA window encodes the following:
- the LOC139380732 gene encoding serine/threonine-protein kinase dyf-5-like codes for MAYSTKTLAAGSFGKVYKEKYNDTWAAIKKVPQHLINRRDLERECQVYKKAIHPNIVKLLGNPTLKDSKWIIPMEFIFGEELETTIFKSQKSKIQLTPSIKATIITGMCEGLLHLHSKDIVHQDLKPENIMVEHDSHRAVIIDMGLAKFFRNGLNSAMDMGNEAYSPPEVLQRRGQRDQRSDVWAMGKIITELYARVRLYTPSVCPTKIQETLSLQGQQYCNAVCRMVQRDPTVRATMAGIMPEIQRAGIDSGAGNTGGEKRGHLLIPFPHTQVKDTLPRPQAPVQRSPSPSRFERNALPRSEAKTLVGPPARAPSPSRWERTASPKPEVKTLVRDPARAPSPSRWERTASPKPEVKTLVRAPARAPSPSRWERTASPKPEVKTLVRAPVRAPSPSRWERAALPKTELKFEVKRTLQPQPVQRSPSLSRWERAALPKPEVKNSPTPLPKGIAQPNQNVMKQLLYEEALKGLPCPLPTTGGVRIRRYEQRNGEVETWEQKEVETEGGRIVKFEDVKFNKKS; via the exons ATGGCGTACTCCACCAAAACTCTTGCTGCTGGCAGCTTTGGGAAGGTATACAAGGAGAAGTACAATGACACCTGGGCTGCAATCAAGAAGGTGCCACAACACTTAATCAATAGGAGAGATCTGGAGAGAGAGTGTCAAGTATACAA AAAGGCAATTCATCCTAACATAGTGAAGCTTCTGGGTAATCCAACACTCAAGGACTCAAAGTGGATCATCCCCATGGAGTTCATCTTTGGAGAGGAACTGGAGACAACCATCTTCAAATCACAAAAATCTAAAATACAG TTGACTCCATCTATAAAGGCCACCATCATCACAGGCATGTGTGAAGGACTGCTTCACCTACACAGCAAAGACATCGTCCATCAGGACCTCAAGCCCGAGAACATCATG GTAGAGCATGATTCTCACAGAGCTGTGATCATTGATATGGGACTTGCCAAATTCTTCCGCAATGGCCTAAATTCTGCCATGGATATGGGCAATGAGGCCTACTCTCCACCTGAGGTCCTGCAGAGGAGGGGCCAGAGAGATCAGCGCTCGGACGTGTGGGCTATGGGTAAAATCATTACCGAACTTTATGCCAGAGTCAGGCTGTACACCCCCAGTGTCTGTCCAACTAAGATCCAGGAGACCCTCAGTCTCCAAGGCCAGCAGTACTGTAACGCTGTCTGTAGGATGGTGCAGAGAGACCCCACAGTGCGGGCCACCATGGCCGGAATCATGCCGGAGATACAAAGGGCAGGGATAGATAGCGGTGCCGGCAACACCGGGGGGGAAAAAAGAGGACATCTTCTGATACCCTTTCCTCACACTCAGGTAAAAGACACCTTGCCACGTCCTCAAGCTCCTGTACAGCGTTCACCATCTCCATCGAGATTTGAGCGCAATGCTTTACCAAGGTCTGAGGCCAAGACGCTAGTGGGGCCTCCTGCGCGAGCGCCTTCTCCATCGAGATGGGAGCGTACAGCTTCTCCAAAGCCTGAGGTCAAGACGCTAGTGCGAGATCCTGCGCGAGCACCTTCTCCATCGAGATGGGAGCGTACAGCTTCTCCAAAGCCTGAGGTCAAGACGCTAGTGCGAGCTCCTGCACGAGCACCTTCTCCATCGAGATGGGAGCGTACAGCTTCTCCAAAGCCTGAGGTCAAGACGCTAGTGCGAGCTCCTGTGCGAGCACCTTCTCCATCGAGATGGGAGCGTGCAGCCTTGCCAAAGACTGAGTTGAAGTTTGAGGTGAAGAGAACACTGCAACCACAACCCGTACAGCGTTCACCTTCCCTGTCAAGATGGGAGCGAGCAGCCTTGCCAAAGCCTGAGGTCAAGAACTCACCAACTCCCCTTCCAAAAG GCATAGCTCAACCCAATCAAAATGTCATGAAACAGCTTCTCTACGAAGAGGCCTTGAAGGGTCTCCCATGCCCACTCCCAACAACAGGCGGGGTGCGAATCCGCCGTTATGAGCAAAGGAATGGGGAAGTGGAGACTTGGGAGCAAAAGGAGGTGGAGACTGAAGGAGGGAGGATAGTCAAGTTTGAGGATGTGAAGTTTAACAAGAAGTCGTAA